One Prinia subflava isolate CZ2003 ecotype Zambia chromosome 8, Cam_Psub_1.2, whole genome shotgun sequence DNA window includes the following coding sequences:
- the FAM210B gene encoding protein FAM210B, mitochondrial yields MYRLCRLSLSLSPSLSPLLSPVPPRCAPRPAWAALPPGPGPRRASAKDAGEPLKKTANDLSAENKKLNKSQQLKQIFKEYGAVGVSFHVGISLVSLGIFYLAVSSGVDVSAVLLRLGFSEASLQSRVAAGTSTFVLAYAVHKLFAPVRISITVVSVPFLVRYCRKAGLFKPPASSP; encoded by the exons ATGTACCGCCTGTGCCGGCTGTCCCTGTCGCTGTCCCCGTCGCTGTCCCCGCTGCTGTCCCCGGTGCCCCCGCGctgcgccccccgccccgcctgggccgcgctcccgccggggccgggcccgcgccgCGCCAGCGCCAAG gATGCAGGTGAACCCCTCAAAAAGACAGCCAATGATCTCAGTGCTGAAAACAAGAAACTCAACAAGTCCCAGCAGctgaaacaaatttttaaagaatatggTGCTGTCGGGGTTTCCTTCCATGTTGGAATTTCCTTAGTATCTCTGGGAATCTTCTACCTGGCTGTGTCAAG CGGCGTGGACGTGAGCGCGGTGCTGCTCCGGCTGGGTTTCAGCGAGGCGTCCCTGCAGTCCCGGGTGGCAGCAGGCACCAGCACCTTCGTGCTGGCCTACGCCGTGCACAAGCTCTTCGCCCCCGTGCGCATCAGCATCACCGTGGTGTCCGTGCCCTTCCTCGTGCGCTACTGCCGCAAGGCCGGCCTCTTCAAACCCCCCGCCtccagcccctga